In Eriocheir sinensis breed Jianghai 21 chromosome 45, ASM2467909v1, whole genome shotgun sequence, the following proteins share a genomic window:
- the LOC126980900 gene encoding transcription factor kayak-like isoform X2, producing MYLNVNLTPPPPSAAEGSCTTPKTPEILNSLINLTSPPLPQSYSQYQCQVESGALLSPASDLSSPGEETAAGVLGVGCSKANDIRHLADAMGAVTTYAGGGGCGGGGLVGGSPGTSGMGGPLAGASPPSTPDLPSPVDTVKVTKSRLIKEGLKVQIRTKLQAAGVDTAESLLDETKIFKDLTEEDEERRRRRRERNKIAATKCRNKKKEKTNFLMTESESVEDINLRLKTEIQRLTSEKNKLEKLLCDPSHRAHCRHSPRCSKPLRPPLVIVTPAESPDTTTSSSSSSSSSSSTSSTSLDSPTSPPLPSTSSSSIYDPPLPVVSHVTSQPQSLVPMTSPPPGATATSSDSVSCASSSSSQFLAPKYSPAQVINQRHHPYQYPGRSHQSSGVGGEKQGYGSPASPPGCQTKPSYNYSCLGVPRTHEFVPPTPPSQKYTAPKSRSGGLVRYNPYSTRPPPVTSPLATHAHPQPVTVACGGDAYVQPNNNSGCGREDQQAYVSDLHTNPFFPPCSYSNM from the exons ATGTACCTGAACGTGAATCTTACGCCGCCACCCCCCTCGGCGGCCGAGGGCTCCTGCACCACACCCAAGACGCCGGAGATCCTCAACTCCCTCATCAACCTGACTAGTCCGCCCCTCCCCCAGTCCTACTCCCAGTACCAGTGCCAG GTGGAGAGCGGGGCGCTGCTGAGCCCCGCCAGTGACTTGAGCAGCCCCGGAGAGGAAACCGCAGCCGGCGTTCTGGGCGTCGGCTGCAGCAAAGCAAACGACATACGACACCTCGCCGACGCGATGGGCGCCGTCACCACTTATGCGGGCGGGGGCGGGTGTGGAGGAGGTGGCCTGGTGGGCGGGTCCCCCGGCACCTCCGGTATGGGCGGCCCCCTGGCTGGGGCCTCGCCTCCCTCCACCCCCGACCTCCCCTCGCCCGTCGACACCGTCAAAGTCACCAAGTCCCGCCTCATCAAGGAAGGCCTCAAGGTGCAGATCCGCACCAAGCTGCAGGCCGCCGGCGTCGACACTGCCGAGTCCCTCCTCGACGAAACCAAGATCTTCAAGGAT CtgacagaggaggacgaggagcggagacggcggcggcgggagcGGAACAAGATCGCCGCCACTAAGTgcagaaacaagaagaaggagaagaccaACTTTCTAATGACC GAATCAGAAAGTGTCGAGGACATCAACTTGAGGCTCAAGACGGAGATTCAGCGACTCACCTCGGAGAAGAACAAGCTAGAGAAGCTGCTGTGTGACCCGAGCCACCGGGCACATTGTCGCCACTCCCCGCGCTGCTCCAAGCCCCTGAGGCCACCGCTCGTCATAGTCACGCCGGCAGAGTCGCCTGACACCACCACCTCaagttcttcctcttcatcttcttcctcctccacgtcctccacaTCCCTGGATAGCCCcacctcccccccactccccagcacctcctcctcctccatctatgaCCCTCCCCTCCCTGTGGTGTCCCACGTCACCTCACAACCCCAGAGCTTGGTACCCATGACATCCCCGCCGCCTGGCGCCACCGCCACCTCATCAGACTCTGTTTCCTGtgcctcatcatcctcatctcaGTTCCTGGCACCGAAATACAGCCCGGCGCAAGTCATTAACCAGAGGCACCATCCCTACCAATACCCCGGACGCTCCCATCAGTCCTCAGGCGTCGGGGGGGAGAAGCAGGGGTACGGCAGCCCGGCATCCCCCCCCGGCTGCCAAACCAAGCCCAGTTACAACTACTCCTGCTTGGGTGTGCCCAGGACCCACGAGTTTGTCCCGCCCACCCCGCCGTCCCAAAAGTACACCGCGCCCAAGTCCCGTAGTGGCGGGCTGGTCAGGTACAACCCGTACAGCACACGGCCGCCGCCCGTCACCTCGCCCCTGGCCACACACGCCCACCCACAGCCCGTGACGGTGGCGTGCGGTGGGGACGCGTACGTCCAGCCCAACAATAATAGTGGCTGCGGCCGCGAGGACCAGCAGGCGTATGTCTCAGATTTGCATACAAATCCGTTTTTCCCGCCGTGTTCTTATAGCAACATGTGA
- the LOC126980900 gene encoding transcription factor kayak-like isoform X1, producing MYLNVNLTPPPPSAAEGSCTTPKTPEILNSLINLTSPPLPQSYSQYQCQVESGALLSPASDLSSPGEETAAGVLGVGCSKANDIRHLADAMGAVTTYAGGGGCGGGGLVGGSPGTSGMGGPLAGASPPSTPDLPSPVDTVKVTKSRLIKEGLKVQIRTKLQAAGVDTAESLLDETKIFKDVSNDLTEEDEERRRRRRERNKIAATKCRNKKKEKTNFLMTESESVEDINLRLKTEIQRLTSEKNKLEKLLCDPSHRAHCRHSPRCSKPLRPPLVIVTPAESPDTTTSSSSSSSSSSSTSSTSLDSPTSPPLPSTSSSSIYDPPLPVVSHVTSQPQSLVPMTSPPPGATATSSDSVSCASSSSSQFLAPKYSPAQVINQRHHPYQYPGRSHQSSGVGGEKQGYGSPASPPGCQTKPSYNYSCLGVPRTHEFVPPTPPSQKYTAPKSRSGGLVRYNPYSTRPPPVTSPLATHAHPQPVTVACGGDAYVQPNNNSGCGREDQQAYVSDLHTNPFFPPCSYSNM from the exons ATGTACCTGAACGTGAATCTTACGCCGCCACCCCCCTCGGCGGCCGAGGGCTCCTGCACCACACCCAAGACGCCGGAGATCCTCAACTCCCTCATCAACCTGACTAGTCCGCCCCTCCCCCAGTCCTACTCCCAGTACCAGTGCCAG GTGGAGAGCGGGGCGCTGCTGAGCCCCGCCAGTGACTTGAGCAGCCCCGGAGAGGAAACCGCAGCCGGCGTTCTGGGCGTCGGCTGCAGCAAAGCAAACGACATACGACACCTCGCCGACGCGATGGGCGCCGTCACCACTTATGCGGGCGGGGGCGGGTGTGGAGGAGGTGGCCTGGTGGGCGGGTCCCCCGGCACCTCCGGTATGGGCGGCCCCCTGGCTGGGGCCTCGCCTCCCTCCACCCCCGACCTCCCCTCGCCCGTCGACACCGTCAAAGTCACCAAGTCCCGCCTCATCAAGGAAGGCCTCAAGGTGCAGATCCGCACCAAGCTGCAGGCCGCCGGCGTCGACACTGCCGAGTCCCTCCTCGACGAAACCAAGATCTTCAAGGATGTAAGCAACGAT CtgacagaggaggacgaggagcggagacggcggcggcgggagcGGAACAAGATCGCCGCCACTAAGTgcagaaacaagaagaaggagaagaccaACTTTCTAATGACC GAATCAGAAAGTGTCGAGGACATCAACTTGAGGCTCAAGACGGAGATTCAGCGACTCACCTCGGAGAAGAACAAGCTAGAGAAGCTGCTGTGTGACCCGAGCCACCGGGCACATTGTCGCCACTCCCCGCGCTGCTCCAAGCCCCTGAGGCCACCGCTCGTCATAGTCACGCCGGCAGAGTCGCCTGACACCACCACCTCaagttcttcctcttcatcttcttcctcctccacgtcctccacaTCCCTGGATAGCCCcacctcccccccactccccagcacctcctcctcctccatctatgaCCCTCCCCTCCCTGTGGTGTCCCACGTCACCTCACAACCCCAGAGCTTGGTACCCATGACATCCCCGCCGCCTGGCGCCACCGCCACCTCATCAGACTCTGTTTCCTGtgcctcatcatcctcatctcaGTTCCTGGCACCGAAATACAGCCCGGCGCAAGTCATTAACCAGAGGCACCATCCCTACCAATACCCCGGACGCTCCCATCAGTCCTCAGGCGTCGGGGGGGAGAAGCAGGGGTACGGCAGCCCGGCATCCCCCCCCGGCTGCCAAACCAAGCCCAGTTACAACTACTCCTGCTTGGGTGTGCCCAGGACCCACGAGTTTGTCCCGCCCACCCCGCCGTCCCAAAAGTACACCGCGCCCAAGTCCCGTAGTGGCGGGCTGGTCAGGTACAACCCGTACAGCACACGGCCGCCGCCCGTCACCTCGCCCCTGGCCACACACGCCCACCCACAGCCCGTGACGGTGGCGTGCGGTGGGGACGCGTACGTCCAGCCCAACAATAATAGTGGCTGCGGCCGCGAGGACCAGCAGGCGTATGTCTCAGATTTGCATACAAATCCGTTTTTCCCGCCGTGTTCTTATAGCAACATGTGA